In the Solanum pennellii chromosome 5, SPENNV200 genome, one interval contains:
- the LOC107018601 gene encoding SUPPRESSOR OF GAMMA RESPONSE 1, with translation MARPSWLVDSRRIATKIKSASGDPATVNWKSNPTKACPNCQFIIDNNDVSHDWPGLPRGVKFDPTDQEIIWHLIGKVEGGDRNSHPFIDEFIPTVDEDDGICYTHPQNLPGVKQDGCVAHFFHRAIKAYNTGTRKRRKIHGDNSGDVRWHKTGRTKPVILDGIQRGCKKIMVLYISPSKGGKAEKTNWVMHQYHLGTGEDEREGEYVVSKVFYQQQQVKQGEKIEQEFPEDSECMVAKVDPHTPKSVTPEPPRSDRLSSSMDARQQIAAASPVNQYHEVEDYVEDDMGALPEQPEDQDQYIENQIDETGTKIETETGDDPKWWDSESQYLLDSQQLVEGLSLCDDLLASQSPNRDGNENDQVQKCRPSLADYARLGPEDLKKDLEECQQFVADPANIEIGTPPDFRLSQLEFGSQDSYIAWGGNKYGFDSAEQNG, from the exons ATGGCTAG GCCATCATGGTTAGTTGACAGTAGGAGGATTGCAACAAAAATTAAGAGTGCATCAGGTGATCCTGCAACAGTGAATTGGAAGAGCAACCCTACAAAAGCTTGCCCTAATTGCCAGTTTATCATTGACAACAATGAC GTCAGCCATGACTGGCCAGGATTGCCAAGAGGTGTAAAATTTGATCCAACTGATCAAGAGATTATTTGGCACTTAATTGGAAAAGTCGAAGGTGGTGATCGGAATTCCCATCCTTTTATCGATGAGTTCATTCCAACTGTTGATGAGGATGATGGAATCTGCTATACACATCCTCAAAATTTACCAG GTGTTAAGCAGGATGGATGTGTCGCACACTTCTTTCACCGAGCAATTAAGGCTTATAATACAGGAACGCGTAAGCGTAGGAAAATACATGGTGATAATTCTGGTGATGTCCGCTGGCATAAGACTGGTCGCACAAAACCTGTTATCTTAGATGGAATCCAAAGAGGGTGTAAGAAGATTATGGTTCTTTATATAAGCCCATCTAAGGGTGGGAAAGCCGAGAAGACAAATTGGGTGATGCACCAGTATCACCTAGGAACTGGTGAAGATGAAAGGGAAGGGGAATATGTTGTGTCTAAAGTATTTTATCAGCAACAGCAAGTCAAGCAGGGTGAAAAAATTGAACAAGAATTCCCCGAGGACTCCGAATGTATGGTTGCTAAAGTAGATCCACATACCCCAAAGTCTGTGACTCCTGAACCCCCTCGCAGTGACAGATTGTCCTCCAGTATGGATGCAAGACAGCAAATTGCTGCTGCTAGTCCCGTTAACCAG TATCATGAGGTGGAGGATTACGTAGAAGATGACATGGGAGCTCTTCCTGAACAGCCTGAGGATCAAGATCAATACATTGAGAATCAAATCGATGAAACTGGGACAAAAATTGAGACCGAGACTGGAGATGATCCGAAATGGTGGGACAGCGAGTCACAATATTTGCTGGATTCTCAACAACTTGTAGAAGGGCTATCCTTATGTGATGATCTTCTCGCGAGCCAGTCTCCTAATAGGGATGGAAATGAAAATGACCAAGTGCAGAAATGTAGACCTAGTCTTGCTGATTATGCACGTTTAGGACCCGAGGATCTGAAGAAGGATTTGGAGGAGTGCCAACAATTTGTTGCTGATCCAGCCAACATAGAGATTGGCACTCCACCTGATTTCCGGCTTAGTCAACTT